The following is a genomic window from Fundidesulfovibrio putealis DSM 16056.
AGGACGAACCAGATTCGCCCGCTCCTGAGCGCGCAGGCGCATCCCGCAAGCCCGAGCGCCGCGAAGGCCCAGCCCATGGGGATTTCGCCGCGATAGGCGAAGGCCGCGAACTCCTTGAGGGAGGACGCCACGAAATCCAGGTTGAACTTGGGCGTGAAGGTCGGGTCGCGCAGAAGCGCGAAGACGTTCAGCTGCCCCTGCGCCCAGGGCAGGTAGGCCGCACCGGCCAGGGCCAGGGCCAGGAAAAGCGTCCAGGCCAGGGCGAGGGCCTCGCGGCGATCCTCCCTCAAACGCCAGAAAAGGATAACAGCTGCGGCTGTCACTTGCGCGAAGATCAGTGTGGCGGCCATGTAGGAGGTGTAGAGCATGGCCGCAGCCAGCGCCCCGTACCACCACAGGAGTCTCCTGCGTCCCTCGGTCAGGGCCGTGTACAGCACATGCAGGGCCAGCAGGTTCTCCAGCATGAACAGCGAATAGGGGCGCACCTCGCGGCTGAAGTGCAGATGATAGACCGACACGGCCAGCATCAGGGCGGCCAGCAGGGCGCTCAGGCGGCCAAGGGGCTTGCGGCACAGCATGTAGACGGCCGGGACGGCGGCCACGCCAGCCAGCAGGCCGGGCAGGCGCATGAGCACGTCGGACTTGGCAACGGCGGCGAGCAAGTGGGTGAGGACGTGCGCCAGGGGCGGGAACAGCTCCACGCCGATGTCCGAAGGCCCGATGCTCTGGAGCACGGCCAGCATGTCAGGCAGGGGGCGAAGCGACGCGCCCACGGTGATGAACTCGTCCCACCACAGGGAGGGCTGCTCCATGTGCAGAAAGCGCAGCCACGCGGCCGCGAGGGTGATGAGCGCCACGAGGACGCGGTCGGTGCGGTCGGTCGAATCAGGTGTCACGGATGGGCCTTGCATGATGGTTGGTGTGCGTTCGTGGGATACGCAAGGTTCCCGGCAACTTCAAGCCATGATCGGACTTCGGAGGGCCGCCCGCCTGCACGAGGAAGTGTCTGGCCGATGCTACAGGATGACCCCGCCCGCCAGGGCGCGCCCGGAACCGTCGAACACCGCCGCCACCTGTCCGGGCGTGGGCTTTGGGATGGGATTGTCGAAGCGCAGGGACAAGAGGCCGTCGCGCGCCAGCGACGCCCGCACCGGAGCGGGGCGCTGGCGGTAGCAGGTCTGGGCCAGCGGCGCATCTGGCCACTCCTCGAAGGGGACCAGCAGGTTCACCTCGCGAACATGGCAGTCATGGGCATCAAGGCCGGACTTCGGACCCGCGATCAGCGCGTTCTCGCTGGCGATCTTGTCCAGCACGTACAGCGGCTCGCTCCAGGGGATGCCCAGGCCCTTGCGCTGTCCGATGGTGTGCCGCCACAGCCCCTGATGGCGGCCAATCTCGCGCCCGTCCGGCAGGCGCACCGGGCCGGGACCGGGGACGCGTGCGCCCTGGTCCTGCAGGAAGGCCCGGTAGTCGTCACCTGGGACGAAGCAGACCTCCTGGCTCTCCGAGGGCAGCGGCGGGGCAAGTCCGCGCGAGGCCAGGGCCGCCGGGACGTCGGCCTTGCGCCATTCCCCCAGCGGGAACAGGGCGCGCCGGAGTTTTTCCGGGGGCGTAAGCGTCAGGAAATAGCTCTGGTCCTTGGCGGGGTCGGCTCCGCGCAGGAGGCCCCCGCGCTCATCCTGGCGGGCGTAATGACCGGTGGCGATGCGCCCAGCGCCCAGGCGCACGGCCTCGTCCGCCAGCAGGCCGAACTTCATGTCCCGGTTGCAGGCGGCGCAGGGGTTGGGGGTGAGCCCTGCGGCGTAGGCGTCCATGAAGGGCTCAATCACCAAACGCCTGAACTCGCCGGAGAGGTCCACGGCGGCAAAGGGCACGCCGTGAGAGCGGCACAGATCGTCCAGCGCCCGCACGAGGCGGAGCTGGCGGTCGTCAGGGGGCAGGAAGTGGGCATGCAGGGCCAGCGCGTCGTGACCGGCCTCGCGTACGAGCGCCAGGGCCAGGAGGCTGTCCATGCCGCCGGATACGGCGACGGCTACGGTCATGGGGCGCACCTGTTCGTCATGGAGTGGTCTGGTAACAGGGAACGCCGAAAACCGGAACAGGGGCCGGACGCGCCCGCCCGGCTCCTGCTGCCCAAAACGTGCTCCCTGCTACCTCCCCAGCCGTTTCTCCAGCGCCGCCACGGCCAGGGTGGTCTTGATCACCGTGTCCGGATTGAGCGACATGCTCTGGATGCCGCACTCCACGATGAACTCCGCGAACTCCGGGTAGTCCGACGGGGCCTGCCCGCAGATGCCGATGTACTTGCCCTTGGCGTTGCACACCTCGATCACCTGTTTGACCATCTTCTTCACTGCGGGGTTTCGCTCGTCATACACATGGGCCACCAGCTCCGAGTCGCGGTCAACGCCCAGGATCAGCTGTGTCAGGTCGTTGGTGCCGATGGAGAAGCCGTCGAACACCTCCAGGAACTCCTCGGCCATGATGACGTTGGAGGGAATCTCGCACATGCCGATCACCCTCAGGCCGTTCTCGTCCTGCCTCAGGCCGTATCCGGCCATGGTGTCCACCACCCTGCGGGCCTCCTCCACGGTGCGCGGGAAAGGGATCATCACCTCCAGGTTCACAAGCCCCATCTCGTCGCGGATTTTCCGGATGGCCCGGCACTCCAGGGCGAAGGCCTCCTTGTAGGCGTCCGAGTAGTAGCGGCTGGCCCCGCGCCAGCCGATCATGGGGTTCTCCTCGCGCGGCTCGAACTGCGCGCCGCCGATCAGGTTGGCGTACTCGTTGGTCTTGAAATCCGACAGACGCACGATCACCGGCTTGGGATAGAAGGCGGCGGCCAGCATGCCCACGCCCTCGGCCAGCTTGTCTACGAAGTACTGGGCCTTGTCCTTGTAGGTGAAGGTCATGTCCGCGATGGTCTGTTTGGCCGCCTGGTCTGTGAGCGCGTCAAAGTGCAGCAGCGCCAGCGGGTGGATGCGGATGGCGGAGTTTATGATGAATTCCTCGCGCGCGAGCCCCACGCCGTCGTTTGGTATGAAGCTCTTCTCGAAGGCCTGGTCCGGTGCGGCCAGGTTCATGGTGATCTTGGTCTTGGGGCGCGGGATGTCCGAGAGGTTCAACTCCTCCACGGTGAAGTCCAGGAGCCCCCGGTATACGCGCCCATCCGCGCCCTGGGAGCAGTCCACGGTTATTTCCTGCCCCTCGGCGATCCGCTCGGTGCCGTGGCCGGTGCCCACCACGCAGGGGATGCCAAGCTCGCGCGAGACGATGGCCGCGTGGCAGGTGCGCCCGCCCCGGTTGGTGACGATGGCCGAGGCGATCTTCATGATGGGTTCCCAGTCCGGGTCGGTCATGTCCGTGACCAGCACCTCGCCACGCTTGAACTGCTTGATGTTGGCGGCCTCTTTTATGATGTGCGCGCCGCCCCTGCCGATCATCTCGCCCACGGCCTTGCCCACGGCCAGCACCTCGCCCGTCTGGCCGAGTACGTACTTGCGCAGCACGTTCACGTCCTTCTGGGAGTGAACCGTCTCTGGCCGTGCCTGCACGATGAACAGCTCGTCCGTGACGCCGTCCTTGGCCCACTCGATGTCCATGGGCTTTAAGTGTCCTGCCCTGGCGGAGTAGTGGTCCTCGATGACCATGGCCATGCGGGCCAGCTCGAGCACCTCGTTGTCCGTGACCACCAGCCTGCGCCGGTCGGACAGGGGCACGTCCACGTTCTTGGTGGGGGACTTGGCGTCATCCGTGTAGACCATCTTGATGGCCTTCTCGCCGGTCTTTCGCATGATCACTGGCCTGAATCCCAGGCGCAGCGTGGGCTTGAACACGTAGTACTCGTCGGGGCTGACAGCGCCCTGCACCACGTTCTCGCCCAGGCCCCACGCGCCGGTTATGTACACCGCGTCCTTGAAGCCGGACTCCGTGTCGATGGAGAACATGACGCCAGACGAGGCCAGGTCCGAGCGCACCATCTTCTGCACCGCGATGGACAGGGCGATGGCGAAGTGGTCGAAGCCTTTGTCCACCCGGTAGGAGATGGCGCGGTTGGTGAAAAGCGAGGCGAAGCAGCGCTGGCAGGCCTCCATCAGTTCTTCCACGCCGTGGATGTTCAGGTAGGTCTCCTGCTGCCCCGCGAAGGAGGCGTCTGGCAGGTCCTCGGCGGTGGCCGAGGAACGCACGGCCACGTCGCAGCTTGCGCCGTAGCGCTTTTCAAGCTCGGCGTAGGCCTGCTCGATGGCCCGGCGCAACTCGTCCGGGAAAGCCAGCGAGCGCACCAGGGCGCGCACCTTGCGGCCGCGCTGGGCCAGATTTTCCATGTCGTGGGTGTTCAGGTCGTTCAGGATGCTGCGGATCTTGCGCGCGGCGTCGTTGTGGTCCAGCAGGAGCCGGTAGGCCGTGGCGGTCACGGCGAAACCGCCCGGCACGCGCACGCCCTTGGGGCCGAGTTCGCGGACCATCTCGCCCAGGGAGGCGTTCTTACCGCCCACCAGGGGCACGTCGTCTATGGTGATATCTTCGAACCAGAGGATGAGTGCGGTGTTGCGGTCCATGAGGGGCCTCCTCGGGAGTGATTGCCGCATGGATAGCACGGGGGCGGGGATGATGAGAAGAGGCTGCGGGGCGTCACTTCCCCAATATGCTGGTGACGATGTTGTCCCAGGTGCCGTCTTCGCGCATGGAGCGCAGCGCAGCGTTGAACTCCGCCAATGTTTGTTTCATATGCTCCTGTCTGGAAAACGCGAGGAACGCCGGGGTGACGCTGAAGGGCTTCTCCTGGATGGTGAACTTGTCGCGGGACCCTGTTCCGGCCATGGCGGAAAATGCCGCCTCGCGCACGCATAGGATCACGTCGATGCGCTGGGCGCGCAGCTTTTCCAGGTTCTGGCCGTCGCCGTCGGCTTCCTCCACCTGGAACACGCCCGCCTTGCGCGCAGCCTCGAATTCGTCGCCGTAGGTCCAGCCTCTGCTGATGCCCAGCATCTTCCCGCGCAGGGATTCGATCCCCTCGTACTTCAGGCCGCTGCCTGCGCGGGTCACCACCAGGAGCGTTTCCTCGAAGAGGGAGTCGCTGTAGTCGTATTTGTGCAGCCGCTCCTCGGTTTTGTAGATTCCCGCCACTCCTGCATGTCCGTCATCCATGGAGATGAGCGCCCGCTTCCAGGGAAGGGCTTCCAGGGTCACTGGCTGGCCCATGCGCGTGAAGGCCTCCGCGATGATCGCGGGGTAGATGCCCACAGCCTTGTTGTCGGCGGCGTACATGAACGGAGGGTTGGCCTGATCGAACAGGATGCGCAGAGGTTGCGTCCAGCCAGAGGACGCCTGGAGAAGAATGGCCGCAAAGGCCAGGGTGATGATGCGCAGCAGCATGGGATACCCCGACGATATTCAAAGAATAACTCCTGCAAGTTCATTGGTAAAGTGCGAAATAAAAACCCCCCGGAACTTTTGTTCCGGGGGGTTGCTGATTCATGTCGTGAGGAAGTTGACCTTAGTACGCTTCGTCGTACTCCACGCTCTTCTCATTCACCTTGTGGTTGAAGGTCTTGTACACCCACGCCTGATACAAGATGACGATGGGCACGAAGGTAAGCGCCACCACCAGCATGATCTTCAGCGTCAGCGGCGAGGACGAGCTGTTGGCGATGGTCATGGACCAGGCCGGGTTCAGGCTGGAGGGCAAGAGTTTCGGGAACAGCCCCACCACGCCGAACAGCGCAACGCCCGCGATGGTCACGGCGCTGGCGGTCCAGGCTGCGGCGAAGCGGTGCTGCCCGATGTACACGCGCTGCATCAGCAGGCCGCCCACGGGCAGGGCCAGGATGAGCATCAAGAGGGGGTTGTCCAGGTAGTTCTGGAAGAGCTGCGTGGCGACCGCAGAGAACACCAGGAACAACACGGCGATCAGGAGCAGCGCGGGCCAGATCTTCTCGGCCACGCGCATGGCCCGCTCGCGCAGGACGCCTTCGGTCTTGCAGCACAGGTACAGCGCCCCGTGCATGATGAAGGCGCACACGAACAGCACGCCGCCGCACAGGCCGTAGGGGTTCAGCAGAGTGAACAGGGTGCCCTGGTAGACGCCGTCCTTGTCGATGGGGATGCCCTTGAAGATGTTGGCGAAGGCCACGCCCAGGAGCAGCGCCGGGAGGAAGCTGCCCACGAAGTGGATGTTGTCCCAGAGCTTGCGCATGCCGGGCGTCTCCATCTTGGAGCGGAACTCGAAGGAGATGCCCCGGAAGATGAGCGCGAACAGAAGGAGCATCAGCGCCGAGTACATGGCCGAGAACAGCACTGCGTAGGTTCCGGGGAAGGCCGCGAAGGTCACGCCGCCGGCAGTGATGAGCCAGACCTCGTTGCCGTCCCAGAAGGGGCCGACGGAGTTCATGAGGATGCGTTTTTCAACGTCGTTCTTGGCGATGACCGGCGAAAGCATGCCCACGCCCAGATCGAAGCCGTCCAGCACGAAGTAGACGGCCCACAACACGCCCCATAAGAGAAACCAGATGGTTCCGAGTTCCATGTCATTCTCCTTGAGGTTAGTGGACCGGGCCCTGCTTGGCGTACTTCACCAAGAGGTAGATGTCGACGATGCCCAGGAAGGCGTACACGATGATGAACGCCGCCAGCGAGATGGCCACCTGGGAGGGGTCCACCGGGGAGACCGCGTCCTTGGTCCGCATGAGCCCGTGGACGATCCAGGGCTGACGTCCCACCTCGGCCACGGCCCAGCCCGCCTGGATGGCGATGTAGGGCAGCGGCAAGGCCCAGATCATGGCGCGCAGATAGGCGGGGTATTCGGTCAGCTTGTTGGATTTCCACCAGCCGAAGAACGCCAGGAGCGGGAACAGCGTCCCCAGGATCACCATGATGCGGAAGCTCCAGAAGGTGATGCCCACGGGGGGACGGTCTTCGGGCTTGAAGTCCAGAAGTCCTTTCACCTCGGCGTTGGGGTCGTTGAAGGCCAGCATGGACAAGAGGCCCGGGATGCCGAAGGCTTCCACCGAGTTCTTCTCGTTGGCCGCGTCGGGGATGGTCAGCAGGTACATGGGGGCGTTTTTCTGGGTGTGCCAGTGCGCTTCCATGGCCGCGAGCTTGGCGGGCTGGATCTGGGCGACCTCGTTGCCGTGCAGGTGGCCATGCGCGACCAGCACCACTGAGAAGATCAGCGACATCACCGCCCCGTACTTGAAGGAGCTGGTGAAGAACGTCACTTCGTTCTTGCGCAGCAGGTGCCAGGAGGACACCGCCATCACGAAGAAGCCCGACAGCAAAAACGCCGCCGACAGCGTGTGGATGTACTGGCTCCAGGCGAAGGGGTTGGTGATCAGCGCCACGAAGTCGTCGAGCTCGGCGCGTCCGTTTCGCATCACGTAGCCCAGCGGGTTCTGCATGAAGCCGTTGGCGATGATGATCCACAGGGCCGAGAGGTTGGCCGCGAAGGCCGCCAGACAGATGGCTGTGGCGTGCATGCGTTTGGAGAGCTTGTCCCAGCCGAACACCCACACGCCGATCATGGTGGATTCCAGGAAGAACGCCACGGATGCCTCGATGGCCAGCAGGGGGCCGAAGATGTCGCCCACGTAGGCCGAATAGCGCGACCAGTTGGTGCCGAACTGGAATTCGAGGGTTATGCCGGTGACGATGCCTATTGCGAAGTTGATGAGAAAGAGTTTGCCCCAGTACTTGGCCATCTTCTTGTACATTTCATCGCCGGTGCGGACGTATTTTGTCTCCATGAGCGCAACGATGATGGAGAGTCCCAGCGTCAGCGGAACGAAGATGAAATGGAAGAAGGTGGCGGCGGCAAACTGCAAACGGGAAAGCATCAAGGTGTCCATGCGCCTTCTCTCCTATGCCTGGCCGGTTGAAAGGTGATGCCTGTTGTCACGATTGATTGATCCGAACTCCAATTCCTTAACCACTCACTGCACTGCTTCGCCGCACTCTGGACAAACTGCGCGGCATCCGGCTCTCAGGGGAGTCTGGCCACGGGGACGTTGCGTTTGGCGTGCACGTCGGAGCCGGGGCAGTCGTCGCTGGCCGCCAGATCCGAAAAGCTCGCCGAACGCAGCGTGTCCCGAAACTGCGTCCTGGCCTTGTCCCAGACGCGGTGCACGGCGCAGAAACGGCTGCGTCCGCATTCCTGGGGCCTGGAAAGACACTCATTCACCAGTATTTCTCCGTCGATGGCTTCCACGACCATTAGCAGAGAAATATCGCCCGGGGGAAGCGCCAATTCATAACCGCCGCGCGCTCCCTGGCGCACCACCAGGACGCCCGCCTTGGCCAGGCCCTGGACGATCTTGCCCAGGAAGGCCATGGGGATGTCCATGGCCTCGGACACCTCGCGGCGGCTGGCCAGTTGCCCCGGGGGGCGTTTGGCCAGGTAGAGCACGCAGCGGATGGCGTATTCGGCGGCACGGGTCAGTTTCATGCGGTTCCTCAGTAGGACAAATAAGAGCTTGTTTGTCTCATATGCCTATGCCTGAAACCTGTCAACGCGAATCAGGGGAATATGCGGTATTTTTCCGAGCAATGCCGCAGGGATTTCCTGCGCGCCGAGGCAGAGGCAGCGGGTTGTCAATGTCAGGGGGCATGAAGCCATCAGGTCCGCGCCGGGGCGGCGCCGGGAATCAACCCGCGTGGAGACTCAGGACAGACCTAAATCTGCATTGAGGTCTTGAAGGCAAGGGCGTGAGGTTCTGCAATATGTCTGCAGGCGTACCCATGTTTAGCAGGGGGGTGCTGCTAGGGCTTGTTCTTGTCCAGCGGGGCCACAGCCTGAAGCCAGGGCATGTGCCTGCGCAGGGTCATGGCCAGGCCCTCGGCCAGGGCGCGGTTCACCCAGGTTTTCAGGAGCTTGTGCAGTGAGACGTCCACCTGTCCCAGGTACCAGAAGGCCCCCATGCACAAAACCAGGGCGATGAGCCCGGCGATGAGTCCGGGAGGCTGGCCGGTAATGGCTGTCCAGCGGTCCAGTACCAGGATGATGATGTTGGAGTGCACAAGGTAGAGCGCGTAGGAGTAGTCGCCCAGTTGCGCCAGCAGTCTGGGGGAGCGCACCCGGCTCTCCAGGCGGATGAGCCAGTCGATGAGCAGGCAGGAAATCACGCCCAGGGTGTACAGCACGGCGTAGGCCTGCGAGTACAGCACCGAGATGACGCAGGTGGTCGCCAGGGCCACCTGGGCGGCCCAGGCCTGCGTCGCGGGTTCGTTTCTGCGCTGGATGTAATAGAATGTCAGCGCGCCCAGGATGAAGGAGTAGTTCCAGATGGAGAGCCAGATGGAGGCGACGTTCGGCAGCGGCTTGGGCGGCGTGAAGCCGGAGATGTCCGAGAGGATCACCGCGAACAGCCATGCCAGCAGGAACGCCGGGAAGTGCCGGTTCCATTTCGGGCGGCAGAAGAAGGCGCAGATGAAATAGTACCAGATCTCGTAGACCAGGGTCCATTCTATGCCCAGCTTGTAGCTCTTGCCCATGCCGAAGGGCAGCAGGGAAAGAACGGCGGGGAGGTTGTCGAAATCAAGCGGCATGCTGGTGAAGGCACGCAACACAAACGATATGGCCACCACCAGGAAGTAGGTGGGATAGACGCGCAGCAGGCGTTGCACCAGGAAGTTGGGAGCGCAGCGGTCCACCAGGAAGGCCATGAAATAACCGGATATTGCGAAAAAACCGCAGGGGATGCCGCCGAAGATGTTCGGCATGAAGTCAAAAAGGGACGGATCGCCCGAGCGTGCGAGATATATCTTGATATGCATGAACACGACGCCCACGCATAGCAGGCCTCGAAGGGCTTGGATCAGAGTATAAGTCATTCTTTATGATGCTGGTTAGGGCAAGGTGAGCTAAATGCTCAAACTGACAGGATAAAGTATCCAAAGGCAAGATTTAGCAAATTTCCAGGGCACGGTCAACGCGGACAGTGCAACAGACGCGGCGGTCCGATGCCCGCATGCAAGACAGAGCCGGGCGTATTGGGCTCAGTTACAGTCGCTGGAACATGCAAAAGGGGGACGGCCAAGCCGCCCCCCTTTGAGATGCGCTATGTGATTCAGGAGGCTGCGATCTTGGCCTGGAGAGTCTTGGCCACGTTGCGGCCCATCTCCACGCAGGCCTTGAGCTGGTCGTGGGTGGGCCTGTTCTTGGCGCGCACGCCTTCCACCATGTCGAAGTGCATGGCGGCCAGGGCTTCGTTTACCAGTTTGAGGGACTCGCCGCTCCAGCCATAGGAGCCAAACGCCGCAGCGACCTTGTTCAGGGGCTTCAGGCCCTTCATGTAGGTCAGCATGGCTGAGACCAGGGGCAGCACGCCGTTGTTGTGGGTGGCGGAGCCCACCACGACCGCCCCGGCCTCGAACACCTCGGCCATCACGTCGGAGTGGTGGTCGGACTTGAGCGACATCACCCGCACGGGGGTTCCGGCCTCGACCAGCCCTTCGGCGATGGCGTGGGCCATCCTCTCGGTGGAGCGCCACATGGTGTCGTAGAACACCACGGCACGGTTGACGGGCTTTTGCAGGGCGAAGCGGCGGTAGTCGTCCAGCACGCGGGCCACGCCCTCGCCGCGCCAGATCAGGCCGTGGTCCGGGGCGATCATGTCCACGGGCCAGCCCAGCTTGCCGAATTCGTCCAGGAGCTTCAGCGTCACGGAGGAGAAGGGCAGCACGATGTTGGCGTAGTAGCGCGACAGCTGCCTGGCCAGTTCGCCCTGGTCCACCTCGTCGGCGAAGCGCGCGGAGGTGGCGTAGTTCTGGCCGAAGGCGTCGGAGGAGATAAGGAGCTTGTCTTCCTCCACGTAGGTCATCATGGAGTCGGGCCAGTGCAGCATGCGGGTTTCGACGAAGCGCAGGGTGCGGCTGCCGATGGAGACGCTGTCGCCGGTCTTGACCACCTGGAGCGGCCAGCCCGAAATGTCGTAGTATTCCTTGAGGGCCTTTTCGCCCATGACAGAGCAGAAGATCTTCTCGGGCTTGCAGGCTTTCACCAGCTCGGGCAGCGCGCCGGAGTGGTCGGGCTCCACGTGGTTGACCACGATGTAGTCCACCTCGGAGGGCGGCATCACGTGGGCGATGTTGCACAGAAGTTTCCCGGCGAAACGGTCTTCAACCGTGTCGATGACGGTGTTCTTCTGGTCCTTGATGAGAAACGCGTTGTATGTGGTGCCCTGGGGGGACAGGGAGTAGCCGTGGAAGTTGCGGCGGTCCCAGTCCACGGCGCCAATCCAGTATATGTCTTTTTTGATCTCGGCGGCAGTCATTTCGGTACCTCGAAAGGGGGGGGATGGAAGAAAGGCAAAGGGCCCGCCGCCCGGCGGGGCGGCGGGCCCTTTGCAAGACGGGCTTATTCCTTGACGAATTCGCTTTTGGGTGCTCCGCAGACGGGACAGGCCCAGTCGTCGGGCACTTTATCCCAGCTGGTGCCGGGGGAGACGCCGTTTTCGGGGTCGCCCTCGGCGGGATCGTACACATATCCACAGACGTTGCAGACGTACTTATCCATGTGGCCTCCTGAAGAAATGTCGGGAGCAAGCTACCATCTTTTGGCCCTCAGCGCCGGGTTCGCCCAAGGGCGAATCCTTGCCTGAGCGGCAAAGAGGTCAAGGCTCCTGACTACAATCGAAGCGGCGTAACGCTCCGAACAAGCGGGCTATACCCGGTTTACCAGCCGTTGTGAATGGGTTTGGGCATCTGCCTGGGAGGAGATGACTACAAAGCCCGGCTCACGGTTTTAATTCTATCTTTCCAACAGGGGGACATTGTCAAGCCTGAAGTGCTTGTCGCGATTCGCTCTGGCCCGAAAATTTTTCCGCAAGCCTCGCCAGATGGTTGGACATGTCGCGCACGGAGCTGATGCGCTGGTTGGCCTCTTGGATGCGTGCGGCGATGTCCTGCGAAAGGCCGTTGATGTGGCCCACGTTCTCGTTGATGGTCTCGCTGGTGGAGGACTGCTCCTCTGCCGCCGAGGCGATGGTCCGTATCATGTCCGCGATGCGGTTGGACTGCTCCACGATGTCCGCAAAGACCTTGCCGGTTCCCTCGGCCATGGCGGCAGCCTGCTCCACGGCGTCCTTGGTGCCTGCCATGCCGGATGCCGCGCGGCTGGTGCCGTCCTGGATCTGCGTGACCGCCTGGGCCACTTCGGCGGTGGCCTGCATGGTCTTCTCTGCCAGTTTGCGCACCTCGTCGGCCACCACGGCGAAGCCTCGCCCGGCGTCACCGGCTCGGGCCGCCTCGATGGCCGCGTTCAGGGCCAGCAGGTTGGTCTGGTCGGCGATGTCGCCCACCACGTCCATGATCCTGCCGATGTTCATGGCGCGGTCCTTGAGCTCTCCCAGCGAACCGGCCAGCTCTTCGGCCCTCGATGCCACCAGGCGCGTCTCGCTGGCTGTGCGGGTGACCTCCTGTCCGCCTTCCCTGGCCACGGTGTTGGCCTTGTCCGAGGCCTTGGCGGTCTCCCCGGCGTTTCTGGCCACTTCGAGCACCGTGTCGTTCATCTGGTCCATGGCCTTGGTCAGCGTGGAGGTCTGTGCGGCGGTCTCATCCACGCTTGAAGCCAGCGATTCCATCTGCTGGGACAGCTCCCTGGCGGATGAGGACAGGTCGGCCGACACGCGGCGCACTTCCTGGGCCACCTCCATGAGGTTCATGCGCTGTTCCTCGATGCGCAGCTTGGCCTCTTCTTCCTCCGTGAGGTCCATGAACACGGCGATGACGCCCAGGGCCTGCCCTTTCGCGCCGCGCAGGGGCGAAA
Proteins encoded in this region:
- a CDS encoding FprA family A-type flavoprotein, translated to MTAAEIKKDIYWIGAVDWDRRNFHGYSLSPQGTTYNAFLIKDQKNTVIDTVEDRFAGKLLCNIAHVMPPSEVDYIVVNHVEPDHSGALPELVKACKPEKIFCSVMGEKALKEYYDISGWPLQVVKTGDSVSIGSRTLRFVETRMLHWPDSMMTYVEEDKLLISSDAFGQNYATSARFADEVDQGELARQLSRYYANIVLPFSSVTLKLLDEFGKLGWPVDMIAPDHGLIWRGEGVARVLDDYRRFALQKPVNRAVVFYDTMWRSTERMAHAIAEGLVEAGTPVRVMSLKSDHHSDVMAEVFEAGAVVVGSATHNNGVLPLVSAMLTYMKGLKPLNKVAAAFGSYGWSGESLKLVNEALAAMHFDMVEGVRAKNRPTHDQLKACVEMGRNVAKTLQAKIAAS
- the rd gene encoding rubredoxin → MDKYVCNVCGYVYDPAEGDPENGVSPGTSWDKVPDDWACPVCGAPKSEFVKE